ACCCACGGTTGTATCTTTACTAGTCAAGTTCCTCACAGATTTACAATTGACATTCTCAGAACAAACAGCCTGTGATTCTTCTAGATATTCTAGGCACATTTTCTGGATGctataagttttttttttttctggtggcaATATTCTCCACAGTCTATGAAAAATGGACTATCTGATGGTGCTTGATTATTCTTTCTTTAATGAGATCTCCACAAAAATCAGCACAAAGAAACACATTCCCCCCCTTCTCCCCACTTCTAAAAATTGCACATTAATAGTTCAGTGTGCAGATACAGTTTAGCTACAAAAACAATCAAGCAAATCAAAgatttttggctttttaaagAAACTTCCACCAAATGTTTGTGTGTTCACTCTTCTAAAACACAATGCTGTGGTATctcagagtttctgaagtggcAGTGTAGGCACTGTACTCTTATGTTTCATTGAGTGCTCGTTCAAAACAGCTGTATGTTCTATATAAAACATGTTTACATAGTAAATGTACTTCCTGTAGACACAAAGAAATGTTAATGAATAACCATTCCCGCATTTCAAATtttgcagggctgtgggaaggaTCAGTGCATGACAAAATAGTTAATGTTCACCCACTTTCTGGCACATGAAATCTGTTACTACAACTAATCCcttaaagagaaaagaaaacattggAAACAAACTGGCACTGGCTGGTTCTactatgctttttttttttttgagaaactgTGAGATGCATATACATGGGAGAGGAACAGAGGAGGTATTCAGTGGAGAATGCCAGAAGGCATGGACTCCTTTTGGTAGGCAAGGCTGTTGGCTTTAATTGTATGTATTGTCTTGGATTCTCACCTTCAGAAAAAATGCCAGTTTGATCTCACATAGTATTCACTACCCATATTTATATCCTATTGCCTGAGGCCCAGGGAAGACAAACAACAGGCATTTTCCTTTCAATTTCTGTCTGAAAATCTATATGGCTTAaaagacttcttaaataagagaTCCTTATTGATCcttgaaattttttaaaaagcaaatatcaGTTGTTCTAACTTACAGTGCTGTCctgaaaaaacctcaaaaagaaaactaatttcTACTCTAGGCAAAGTTCTTccagaaacacaaagatattAAAGAATGTAGTTATTTGCTTTGTAGCTGTGAAGTCCCACACATGATCCTCACTTCCCTGCAATGTAAACCACTAAATTCACAAAATTCTGTTATATGGCAAATTTATCGGAACTGTGTGGCTCTTTCTTCCAGTCCCCTGAAAATACACAGGTTGAAAAAAGATGTACAGCTAGAAACCAACCCCCTTCAAGGGAAACTGAAACAGCGTGGGGAGGATCCTTACCAGAGTAAAGGATCTGCCCCAAAGAAGATAGAACAGGAACTGTTTACACCAGCCAGGAATCTGCTCTGCATCTGCTGACCAGTTTATGAAAAAAAAGGTGATACACCACACATGGACCAGATGCACTTATGAAGTGTAGGCAAAAAAAAGCTCTGCTGGGGATGTTCCAACATTTCTACACAAGATTTCACAGTGTACAAAAATCACATCATGTGAATGAAAATCTTTTCTAACTGCAACCTCTCTGTATGGTTTGAAATTGCTACCATGGACAAGGTTTTCTAAGGCCACCCAACAAGCATTGCTCAAGTAGCTCTTCTTCACAGGGCAGCATATGAGTAGCACATTTCAGTTACAACAGACTGAAAAATCATTACCACAGCAATAAGGCTGAGACCTTAGTGAAATTTTCCCTATAAACATATTTCTTGACAATTATGATTTTTGTTTGAAAGATATATATtgcttttgagaaaaaaaaaacttttttggTGCTCTCATACTTTTTATTTTAGGAATATTAATACTTATGTAAAAACCAATATtttgttaaattatttattaaatttgaaTAACTCATTCTTTTACATTACATAAGGAGAGGGGAAGCTGATGGACTTCTGACAAATTCCAAAACTCCTCAGCAAGTAGTGTGGAAAATGTGATGAACCACTATTTAACTATTAAAATGTTTGccgaaaatttttttttcagatgcatTCAATTTCTCCAAAAGTGATCTGaaacaaatgagaaaacaaGTTTCTACAGAAGACACATTAAAGAAACATATAAACAAAACTGATGAAATCAgaagaaaagtttatttttttatacaCAGCCTAAGAAAAGAGATAAGAAAGTGAATGTCAGCATGGAGTGCTATTTTGAATTACCAAACACTGCCACCATGTGTTCACTTCAAAAGCCATCAGGCTGCTTGAAAACCGCTAGATGGGATGTATTAAAAGATGAAGTAAATTACATTTGTGGCTCTATCTCTTACGTAAACGTTTCTGTATAATGCAGTAGTGATGACAACCCTAAGGTTTAAATTACTTTTAGTTGCTGGTGTTATGTTTGAATAAGAACACATGGTTCTGTTTCTAACCCTTCCTATCACCATTGAGGAGAGCACATCCTGGAGAATGACAAAGAACATAAAGAACAAGCTTTGTTTTCGCACACAGATGTCTAACCATAAAAGATATTTCATTGTGCAATGCCCACCTCAGAGAACTTGTAGTCGATCCTGTTGCTCCCTAGAAGGCACCAAAAATCACAAACACTGAAATGGCTTGAAGCtatgccaggagaggtttaggctggatattagaaaaatgtTCTCCATCCAGGTTTTTGGGTATCGGAatgggctccccagggaagtggtcacagaaccagcctgacagagttcaagaagcttTTGGACAGTGTTCTCAGGTACATGGTGTGACTCGTGGGGATGGTTCTGTGCAAGGCCTGGAGTTAACCTTGGACTCAGCTATCattatgggtcccttccaacttggTATATTCTGATAAATTGATGAATTGAACTTGGACTAACTTATGAGTCATCACTCCCTCATTAGCATTATCTAGgtaaacaaaataattcaaCACTTTTCCTCATGGGGTGCTGCAGCTTCCAAATCTTTATATAGATTTATAGATATTTAGATTTACTGTGTGAATGCCTCAAGGAAAACACAGACCCTGGGGAGCAAGGCCAACAATTAAATCAGATCCAACTAATACTTGGATGAAATACCACACttggaagaaaacattttttggtACAATTCTAGATATATCTAGATACATAGTAATTCCAAGCTTCTTTTGCTCTCAGGAATGCTGATTGTTCAGAGTTTAGACTCTTACATTCTAAAAGTGATTCTAAAGAGATGGCAAAGATGAGTAACTGAAGTGGAAAAATGAGTAACTGATAAAGGACAAACCAAATGACCTCCACAACATCTCTTGCCATTTGTTCTTCAATGTGCATTGTAGGATATACACTTATTCTACAGCTCTATTCCACAAGTCTTTtaacagcaggaaaaatccGTAAGCCCTGCATGCAAATGACATGCAGGGCTGTCATAAGCCATAAGCCCTGCATGCATAAGCCCTTCTGGTAAATGACAGCATCGAGTCAGAATAACTAACTGGATTGTCCCAGCCTGTTGCAGATTTGTTTAACAATAGATGGTAGCAGTGTTTCCATCAGAGAGCTTCAGAGGTaggaaaacaaactgaaaaagcatttttgaCAGAATTGCCAGAAATCCTTCATGCTTGTTGTCACAAACTTAGAGCAGCAAATCAAATCTGTGGCACTAATTAGGAAAGAAGAAACTGTCAATGTTAGGTAAAGCAAATGCAGTAAACTGAATGCAAGATCATTTAACCAAAGTTTAAATATAGCAACAAAAAGAGAACTTATGTTGTTGAAAATATACTTCTGCAGTCTATTAGGTGCCTTTTAGTACATGAATGCACTTTCaaaaggagaaagtgtgccagccaTTCATGTACTTTCAAAACATGACTGTGTGGTAATTTCTTGATCTTGTTCCTACAATGACTATATaaaacttaaattatttttgtcttaGAATACTTATCAACATCAAAGCATGTGTCATCGTAAGTGTGACTACCAAGACACACTTAGCAGAAGTTAATATATCCAAGCAAAGTCAGTGGGTACAAAATAAGCCTCCAAAAATACAATTAGGATCTGCTGACTCAGGCTTTTAAAAAAGCTGAACTTTTAGGCTTATACACTACATTAGACTAATTATTCTCCATTTCTAGATTTAACCTATTTTATCTAATTCAAACTTCTTGACATAGTTTATTTTCATGGCAACAAAAGAATTTTTGGGAAGTGACAAAGCTAAATTTCAAACACACACAATATATTTCAAGAGTAGCACAAAGGAAGCAAGATGATCTTAGTTTATATCCATCCCCTACaatgaacaaaacaaacaagtaaTTCTCAAGCTGTGATTTCCAGTCAAGAAACACTGCAAAGAAGCTTATTAAAATGTAACTTGAATCCTTTGTAGAGCCAAACATTCTCCAGACATTACCCTCTGATTTTACTCTCCATAGGAGAAAGCAAATGGAGAGATACTGGTGGTCTTCTGTGAATCTGTTCTTCAGCCTATGCATTCCTTTGAAGTTCTACTCTTTGGTGATGAAAAAGGGGgagaatttattttgaaaaactaAAATATTCAAATTAATATTGTGAGCAATAAGAGGGTAACTTTCTAAACCACAGCGAATACATGTCTGTGAGCATAGGCACCTGTGTTCACATTCATTCTGTATGAAATTAACTAACTAAATATGTTTTGGAACGAGAAGATGAAatttaacaaaacaaacaccCTGCAAAAGTATCCTTCTGTATCCATCCTGTTCCTTTAAATCCTCATCTATCAACAACTGCTACTGTGTTACCTGCTCTGCCTCAGAGTTCAGAGCAAGATCAGACTGTTTACAACTAATAACAACCACAGATGCCAATGAGCACTATTTTATGTTAAAAGTTCCTAATTTCTTAGCCTGTTGATCACAGTTTCTGACATAATAGCTGATgtattccaaaataaaaaattacttttctgatttaaaaattTCCAGAGCTTTTATTCACACTTTTTTCTTAGGTATTTTTCAGTACagtaagaaacaaaaaaaatacaaaaaaaatttaaaaatcaatgtaCAAAACACAAAGTATATTTACAGTAGAACTTGTATCATCCTGATTTAGTTCACAGTAAATCTTTTTCAGTGGATTTGACAAACAATCCATTCTCTGGAGCCTTGATAATTCATCTCCAGTATCAGCAAATACCTTCTGATAAAAAGAGTAAATTTTGCAtccaaaatttgaaaataactTATGAAATTTGTCTATGAAGTCTCTGTAACTGTTTAGATATAACAATGCCCAGACAATCGTAAGCCTATTTCATTCATGTAGCTAGATGCATCAACATTAGCTTTCTGTCACtgattttccttatttttatcaAAGTCTTCTTTGTAAGTTCCACGGTTTCATCCCACTTGTTTTTGTCAGGGCTTGTGTATGTCACCAAGTTCTCAGTATACTGCAAGACTGACTTCAAAAACCTATGAGAAATAACATTAGAGAAAAAACTCCTTTAaggatttaaaaagaaaaaaaaaaaaataaaaaaagaagagaagaaaattgcAATGCCTGACTTAAAGCTGCAAACATCTTCAAGTTTCCAAATCTCCCTCAAGAGGATTGGATGATCAGTACATTAAGTTTGTTCTACTTTTGGAGAACCACTCCCTCCCTCTCACACTAAGATGGGAAGATCTTCAGAACTGCAATTAACACCACCATAAAACGAACACAGTGACCAAATGTGTGAAAGAGTTTTCCCCAAATGGCTTCCTTTGCTTTCTTGATCAAATGTTTCACAATGTATGTGATATCCAACCAGCTGTTAATTAACACACAAAGAGTAAAGTCAGCAACATACTGAATGCAACTGTTACGTATTAATATTCCCTATCTACACTTCAAGAAAGTTATTTTAGCTCCTGAGTGAACATTGTCCAAGGGAAAATTATGACTATAATGATGAAAATTTCTACAGTACAGATCAAAATGGAATTGTAGGGCAATTCCTATTTTCATAAAGTAAATTTATGTACTCACTTTAGATACTGCTGATAATCAAAAGGATTCTTCTTACAAACTGAATGAATGCCGATTAGTTCCAGTGTAATCAATAGTAAGATGAGCCGCAACACTGGTGACAAAAATTTAAtgctagaaataaaataaaaatatttaaaaaacaaactaaaaccaaatcaagaagaaatcattattatttaaaaaaatattaagactTCTGCACCCAATCTAAATTTCTGGATATTGCAGagtcagggaggaaaaaagactATGAAATGTCCCTCAGCAAAAGGCAGTGCaaatcccagaaaaataaaaagactaTAAACTGAAAATGAAGGGGGAAGAGAAGGCAAACATCTAAGATTGCAAAGAAAAACTTGTGAGCACCCATTAATCCATAGATAATAAACTACAGTTCAACTGAATCACAAATGTGTATCATCAGGTGTCAGTTTAAGCTATATTTCTTAAATAATATGGTTAACATTTTTAGGAACATTACCTTGCCAGTAACACAATACTTATAACTCTGGAAAGCCCCTATGATTActaaaaaaataatggaatatTAAAATCTCTTCTATCTATAAAGACCTGATTCAGGTGTAGTGATAAAAACCAGTAAAATAAAGTAGATAAAATCTTCAAATCCATTAAACCTATTGCAGTCAGATAAAACTTGAATGGCATTTATACATCTAAATAGGAAAAGccagaaattagaaaaaaatacaatttaacaTTGAAGCAATACTTAATTTGAAAGCTTGCAATTTACAGTGGCATAATCTAGCAATGTCCCTTAAATTATTCTCCAGTTTGAGATTTTCTTGTTATTTCAATATTGCTACTTAATAGAAATTCTGGTTGACACTTGACTCTGAAATGGTTAACAAGAGCACGTGAACACTGTTGACTTTAAACTTCCAAGTGAACCCACGGAAAGGCAGCAAGAGCAGCGTGCAGCCATTCTCTCACAAATCTAACCACAGAGtaaagcaaaaccagcagcCAACCTGTTCAGCATTCGCCGATAGTTGTGCCTCTGGCGAGAACGCAGAGTCTTGTTAAGCCACTGCGCGTATCTCAGCCCAGCGCCGGCAATAACCTGTTGGGACACTTGATGGCACTGCGTGCTTATTTTGCGGAGTACCACCACTACTTCCAGGACAGGTCGTGGGGAATACAGCGTGCAAATGCGTGTATCACAAAGTTCGACCAGCAGCCTCCAAaacaggaaaggattttttaacGTCAATCTTTTGTTAGCTGGATTTAACATCGGATACATTTCATATTAAGTACGGTTCGACTCATCATGTTTTAATTCAGAAAACCTGGAAACAAACTGCCCTTACCTCATGACTGAAAAAAAGCAAGGATCTGTGTAGTAGGAGTAGTGATTGTGTTTTATATCACTTTATTGAATATAAATGCAAAACTGGTTATGATGAATATGTTTCTCATTTCAGATCAAAGAAACACAACCACAATAAACAAAACTGCCTGGCTGAAATGATACACTGAACACATCAAatcacagcagggctgtggttGAAGCCTCCCATCATAGCTCAACTCACAATGAATTAACCTCAACCATAATAAAACTCACTGAAACAAATGCTATTAATTAGTACTCCCATTAGTGTGTGGTCTTTCTTTTGGGCAGAACAAGAAGCAGACTTAACATTGCGTAAAATGCAGGTGGTGAGGCCATTTTTTAAATCAACACCACACCAGATCATGCTTTGTTGAAGTTCACAAATATCTTCCTGCTGTCATATCTGCTACACTAATGTGTCACACATCACTTGAAACACTCCGTTCTTATAAAAGTGTTTCTTAATCTCCCTCATGCTCAGTTTATCCCTGAGATAGCAAAACATTAATGACTTGGAGTGATAAAGGCAGAAAACTCTAAGAAAAGGTCTAACACACACATCAATAATTAGGCTTCTTTCTCCCAAATAATAAATCTGCAGACTGATGGGAAGGAAGCAGAAGACCCACACATTATATAAGTAAAGCAACACGTAGAATCCTCTTTGCTCTCTGCCACCCATGCCTAATGGGTTTGATTAGGAGTGTTTTGTTCCAACATATTCATTCAGTCATGGGACTCTTAAAGCTGCTCTAAGAGTGGCAATTAAAACtcaaattattttgattattaTTCCAAATCAGACATAATTGGAATTAACATACCTCCAAGTCTGACACCAAGTATAACAagacattttctctttctgaatCTTTATATTAAAGCAGGAAGAATAGAATTACATAGCAGCATATTGCCATTTTGAACACCACACATAGATGTGACACCAAGCACACTAAATGATTTTCTGATGCAGTTTTAGCACAAACCAGGCTAAAACCAACCTAATCTAGTAAGTACACAAATATTTAAAGTCTTTTGCTTTTGTGGTCTgaaaaaaaggggtttttttagtctAATTTCCAAGTAATATCTCTACTGTAATTCCAAAATATACGTCCTTATTTTGAAGATGATGTTCAGCTGCAATCCTAAAATTTTCAGATTAAATCAGCAACAACACTAGATAAGTGCATACAACATTTCAAGCATTTCCCTGCAAACAGGGACAGGATAATTTAGGTTTGAGAATTCTTACATTGGGCTGCAAGTAGaagctgacagcaggaaccaGGAGGGCATCAAACTCACCTCTCTGTTAGGACACCATTGATAGGATCATCTGAACTACAGCAATTCTGGGGCATATAATGCTGCAACTGAGATATAATTTCAGATATCATCAAAATTAAAGTATTAGCTTCAGCATTTCCTTCCAACCTTAaaaacaagagagaaaaaaataatatttgacACTATAAAATGGTTTAGTACTCATTATTTCTTAAATGGCATAGATCAAGATGCAGATTTTTTTGGATAGTAGTGTATTCAGCATTCACTATTATGCTCTCatgtaatttcttttccctctaCCTTACAAGcatgattttctttctccaacTAAAGCAACCTTTTCTCATTGTTAGCAATATTCAGAACCCCTCTTAATCCTCCATTCATAAAAAACCCACAGTATACTTATTATATGATAGATGCATTAAATTTTCTTCTCTCAGCTCTAAACAAGTTCGATATATCCTCCAGTGATGATATTAATGACTTCCTCCTTTTCAAATGATGATAGAATGCTACACTCTTTTTCTAACTAATATCTTATATAAAGTTTCCCACTGGTTACCAAGTCCTTTTCAGaataagaaattatttgctttttttataTCTGGTGATCTTATACAGCACATACATACCCTTTAATATTTTGTACTTGTTCCTCAGGCACTGTTTCCAATTCAGGCCACAAACAGATACTCTTCATACATTCCAGCACCTCAAAAACatataatgaaaaatgttttgtacACACTTTGACACACTTTTCTTAGTGGCCCATTTAGAAAAAAACTGCAACAGGCAGTAAGTTATTTGTTCACTAGTCATAACTGTGTAAGCCAACTTCATTTGTTAAGGGTTAGGTTAGGGCAAAACGTCTGGATGTACACTTCCATGCTAAAACATTATCTGAACAAACTAATTTAGTATtctatgtttttttaaaatataaaaaaattaactaaCATGTCTTTTGTAATAGTTTGCATGCTGTTGAAAAGTAAAAGAACTAGGTATGTCTACTTCAATCTCAAATCAATAGAGAAGCATCCTGAAGCAGTTCATTAAACTGATTGGCAGAGAACTACTATGACATTGGAAAGCAGATTAATCAGCTGaccttctgaaaaaaaatgctgtaaaaaaACTTAGTAATAGTCTAATACTGGAGACAGGACCTAACAGTGTTCCTGACATAAAAAAGCATACAGAGATTAAGAAAActacagaaaagcaaacactCAGGTAAGAATAAAGCTATTTACTGATCTAGAACACAAATATGGTATTAATTGCATTAACAGGAGTGTGCATAATTATATCTCATTTTAGCAACTGTGATTTCctttatattttgaaaaataaaccagaaaaaaagaaagtaagatCTGAACTTTTTTAGGACAATCAAAGCATAAAGAAACTAATTAGATAATTTTTGAGGATTGACAATTTTAAAGACCACAGTGGTGTCACAGATGGAAGTACCTACCTGTTTCTTGAGTCGGGAAATTGGATGAAATCGAGACTGGTAGCAACTTGCACAGTTCATCAGTGGTTTTATGACCATGTGTTCCTGATTTACAATATCACAGACAATACACAACAGTTTCTCTAAGCTGTCCTAATCATATACAGACTTAGACTTCATTTTATGCATGCCACCTATAGCACTGATATCACTGATGTTAAACACTTCAAAATGTCCAAGGGCTGAAAGAAGTAATCAGCACAGTGAGTGGTTAAAGCTTAATTTCACATATTTTAACTACGAAGCctgacagcagctgacagaaaaGCAACCAAGTATTCTAataaagcagcagcacacaatACATCTtgagaaactaaaaaaaagCTGCAACTAATAAATGGAAGGTTTATCTCATAGGTTGCTGCATGATATTGAAAGAAGGAATCTCAAATAGAAACAGGAAACTggggaaagcaaacaaaataatttctgattttgAGAAACATAGTGCTAGGCAAAAAGTGTTTACAAATTCATAGTGTAAGTATAGATACAAATAACACTTCCATTAGCAAGGCACTATTACTTACAGTGTCTCgggaaaataaaatctcagTAACTACACACTATATACCTCAGTGGGTGAGCCATAGATGTTCTACATACCTTTCAGATAATTCTGCAGATAAACAGGCTAGTTCATCAATACAATTTGACAAAATTAAGTGGAATCATTATAATTTATGGATTGACCTTTTGAATAAGGACTGGTTAAGCCAACAAATTAAGGTACAGCAAGAAAGGGTAACATTTTTGAAAACTTTCTATACTTATTTCACTACACAACTAGGCAAAACGATACTTTCACAATTTTTTACTTAGAGGAATATTTCATTTATGCAAAAAGCAGTTGTCAAGAAACAGTCATAAAACTCTATCTAAAATCATATTTGATAtccaaaataaccaaaaaaagaaatctaagaACAAAATATTGGTCCCTACCTTAAGAGAAAATATATCCTTATCTGAGAATCTGCAGAGAATAGTAATAGCAAATCCAAATATTTGGTTAGCTATTTCTCTGGGAAATGTTTCTAGATTGATCTCTCCATGGCTTAAACGATCTCTTATACGTGGGCCCTCCTGGTGGTTCAAGAAATCCCAAAGGAAGTCCTGTGGAAGCACACACCAACTATACAGAATTCTATTCTATGTGCATTCATACAGAATTGAACATATTCAGTGTATAGAGTATCTCTGAAAGACAAGTATGTGACCATGTCTAAATTATATGGATGTTCAGAcattcacaaaaaaaaccagtgCAAACTAAACATGTAACATACATTCTATACTGTGACAGTTAACAACAGATTTCCATCAGCTTTGTGTCCCAGGCCCTtcacagccccactgcctcTGGCAACAGGACAGTAACCTCAGATGTCCCCTATACTCTCAAAAGACCTCTAAACTCAGCCCCCCTAGTTTTCCTGCTCACAATCTCTTTGGGTAGTAAGATGCAGAATGTGCTCTGGTAGGTGTGAGCCACATTTTTGTGCTATCTGCCCAGAGAGTGTAAGGCCTGTCTCACAAGCAATCAGAAATAAGTTTTGAAATTTCCCTGCATGAGGCATCAGTTCTTCTCCTGCTCCATTCAGCTGAACTTCAGGAGTCTAAAGACAAATATCTCTGAGACACTtatatttcagaaagaaaactaGTCCCATAGCCTAATGCAATATAGCTTGTCAGGTATAACTTTTTATCCTCAACACTAAAAAAAGCTAGCAACCTTCTAAGGTTCTAAGCTGCTGGACATAAGCTATATGAAATAAGGGAGCATTAGGCATATCATAAGATTATTATTAAGTGAAACAAACAATCAAAAGACAATGATGACAAAACCCTAGAACACTTTCAAAACACTTTCCATGGCAGGCTCCTCAAGAACTACAGGTAGATGGTTGACTTCTTCATTATCCAAATGCTTTGCTAGCATCTAGAAAAAATTTGAATAGAAACTTATTAAATTATTGAAGACATACAATCAAAGAAGAAACACCAACTAAAGTAGTTTTCCTAATCTGATATTACTTCTGCCGTTCTAGAATCAAGATGCCTAATTATTACTGACAAACAACTTGAAATAATCCAATCAACTTGTAAAATTGAGGATTTATGCTGGcaatatttatttgtatttattttgaatAACTGAATCTAGGAAATATAGCAGAATGTTTGTTTCTGAGGAGTGATGAATTTCAAGATaaaaacatttagaaaaaatTGTCTCTGCATTACAATTTGTATGAATTTTGATATTTGCTGGAGCATTCCAAATTTAAAGTGTTTACTGCCTGCCAtcttttatttggaaaaaaaaattagaaataataCCATATTCAACAAAAGAAAGTGAATTCTTAGTAATAGGAAATATGCATGGTTTAAATTTTGACActgatatatattttaaaaaaatcacagtacCTCATCGAAAGTGGTGTAGAGAGCAGAAGACtagaacaaaaaacaaacaatattATTTGGTTTACAAACAAAATCAATTAACCAGTCATGTATATAAAACTTAAGTTTATTCATTTGCATGGGACACCAGAGGTGCATGAATAGCAAAAAAGTCCCCTTATGAATGAAAAAAAGGCACTTTGGGATTTTATGTTgagttttttaaaacaaatatacCATGTCCCACTTTTCACCCTAAACTACTGTTTCTGAACTTTAATCTTCTACTACATTTTCAGTACTTTTTAGAggcagatatttaaaaaaatattaaaggcaTTAATGAATCTCAACTGGTGATTTGTAAATAATGTTCCAAAATTGACAAATTCTGTGGGGTAAATCTGTAAATTGTTACAGACACTACACTTCTAGAATAACTCTTTTGCAAATATAGTAAGCACTAAACCATAATTGACTTTAGACAAAAGTTTACCTCTGCTGTTAGCAACCTATTTGGACATTTATTAGTTGTAGTGAAAAGCAATCTAAGCCCAGCTTCCAGCTGAGGAAGTAAGAGAATCACACTGTCAGCATACCTGAAAAAGTAACAGAGATATCCAAAGGGTGTTTTTATTCCTTATAAATATAAACCATTTTAGATCTACAGTCTCGGACCAAACAACCTGACAAaattactttgtaatgcacttTGTAAACAAACAATAAATGACTACCTGTGTCAAATAGAAACTGACCACTGAATTCAAGCTCAGAGATGATAATAACTCACAAAAGGATGGAGCATgtgagaggaaaacaaaacaatacactttttttaaaaatccaaaatatGTGTCATTTAACATATGGTGATTTATTTCCACTTGCTTTGTAAACCTCTCCTTTTTTGCTACATCTCCAACAGCTCTTTTTGGGCTTCAAAATACGGTTTATAATCTTAGTTGGCACAAAACAAAGCCATAACTCAAACTTTCCAAGAGATCACCATAAC
The genomic region above belongs to Passer domesticus isolate bPasDom1 chromosome 3, bPasDom1.hap1, whole genome shotgun sequence and contains:
- the ERMARD gene encoding endoplasmic reticulum membrane-associated RNA degradation protein isoform X1, which produces MSISIHMALPDSVTTCLSQPVHYAICKLGFEKKDTYDINNILSGNEEVCWQAVTEHVCYLESDQSVDYIKSIRSFGPVCESVNSYFKSLTKEQFVIQYVSCFHWTNCTEVFLDMFDVLQSTQATEVALGLMKLTSCLERALGDVYLLKGNDCPFLLRDLLASEQLADVFGQAVMNVLRVFIGSPHGLNLRNVLWHGFVSPQEIPTKYCAMLLFLTAGLGQLLQTYLLQTKGVLVHRSYLIFSSLEEFDAFPDLNNEILSIAEELVKLSHFVLKIMVPFWIAALTAFKQSRYADSVILLLPQLEAGLRLLFTTTNKCPNRLLTAESSALYTTFDEMLAKHLDNEEVNHLPVVLEEPAMDFLWDFLNHQEGPRIRDRLSHGEINLETFPREIANQIFGFAITILCRFSDKDIFSLKEHMVIKPLMNCASCYQSRFHPISRLKKQVLECMKSICLWPELETVPEEQVQNIKGLEGNAEANTLILMISEIISQLQHYMPQNCCSSDDPINGVLTERLLVELCDTRICTLYSPRPVLEVVVVLRKISTQCHQVSQQVIAGAGLRYAQWLNKTLRSRQRHNYRRMLNSIKFLSPVLRLILLLITLELIGIHSVCKKNPFDYQQYLKFLKSVLQYTENLVTYTSPDKNKWDETVELTKKTLIKIRKISDRKLMLMHLAT